In Salvelinus namaycush isolate Seneca unplaced genomic scaffold, SaNama_1.0 Scaffold122, whole genome shotgun sequence, the following are encoded in one genomic region:
- the LOC120036143 gene encoding serum amyloid A-5 protein-like translates to MKLLLAGLVLTLIVGAQAQWYHFPGEAVQGAKDMWRAYDDMKDANWKNSDKYFHARGNYDAARRGPGGRWAATVISDGRERVQGSSGRGHEDSAADQEANRWGRNGGDPNRYRPNGLPRKY, encoded by the exons ATGAAGCTGCTTCTAGCTGGACTTGTTCTGACCCTTATTGTGGGGGCTCAAGCTCAGTGGTACCACTTCCCTGGTGAAGCTGTTCAAG GTGCTAAAGACATGTGGCGTGCATATGACGACATGAAGGACGCCAACTGGAAAAACTCAGACAAGTACTTTCACGCTCGGGGCAACTATGATGCTGCCAGGAGAGGACCAGGGGGCAGGTGGGCAGCAACAGTCATCAG TGATGGCCGGGAGAGGGTTCAGGGTTCCAGTGGTCGAGGACACGAGGACTCAGCAGCTGACCAGGAGGCTAACCGCTGGGGACGTAATGGAGGGGACCCCAACCGCTACAGACCCAATGGACTCCCAAGGAAATACTGA
- the LOC120036136 gene encoding mitochondrial glutamate carrier 1-like, translated as MADKQISLPAKLINGGIAGLIGVTCVFPIDLAKTRLQNQQNGSRLYTSMYAQSWSDCLIKTIQSEGYFGMYRGAAVNLTLVTPEKAIKLAANDFFRQHLSKDGQKLTLLREMLAGCGAGTCQVIITTPMEMLKIQLQDAGRIEAQRKLMSQAAVGAPGGPVELRSHTAMQLTRET; from the exons ATGGCTGACAAGCAGATCAG tttACCTGCCAAATTGATCAATGGGGGAATTGCTGGACTGATTGGTGTGACATGTGTATTTCCTATTGACCTAGCCAAGACCCGTCTCCAGAACCAGCAAAATGGTTCCCGTCTCTACACCAGCATGTATGCACAAAGCTG GTCAGATTGCCTTATCAAGACCATCCAATCAGAGGGGTACTTTGGCATGTACAGAG GTGCTGCTGTGAACCTGACTCTGGTCACTCCAGAGAAGGCCATCAAACTAGCTGCCAATGACTTCTTTAGACAGCACCTGTCCAAGGATGG tcagAAGCTCACCCTGCTGAGGGAGATGCTGGCGGGTTGTGGTGCTGGTACATGTCAG GTCATCATCACCACTCCCATGGAGATGCTAAAGATCCAGTTACAGGATGCAGGGCGGATAG AGGCTCAGAGGAAGCTGATGTCCCAGGCTGCAGTTGGGGCCCCTGGGGGCCCAGTGGAGTTGAGGTCCCATACAGCAATGCAGCTCACCCGGGAGACG TGA